The following proteins come from a genomic window of Ilumatobacter coccineus YM16-304:
- a CDS encoding metal-dependent transcriptional regulator: MPAAGEHHPAFEEYCECIFELREDDLDVIQARIAERLQVSRPAVSEMMKRLEAEGLITSDDGIRLTDTGRKLAESVVRRHRLAERFLTDILKLSWAEAHHEAGKWEHVISDSVETAMIDLLGDPTTCPHGNPIPGSQYVAPDSEPLASVAVGHEFTVRRITEELEFEPGLLEFLEESSIQPGERGTVTASSPDGTLTIEIDGRHVGVGSFASERILVTG; encoded by the coding sequence ATGCCCGCCGCCGGAGAACATCACCCAGCCTTCGAGGAGTACTGCGAATGCATCTTCGAGCTGCGGGAAGACGATCTCGACGTCATCCAAGCTCGCATCGCCGAACGCCTCCAGGTGAGCCGCCCGGCGGTCAGCGAGATGATGAAGCGCCTCGAAGCCGAGGGCCTCATCACGTCCGATGACGGCATCCGCCTGACCGACACCGGCCGCAAGCTGGCCGAGTCGGTCGTGCGCCGCCACCGTCTCGCCGAGCGCTTCCTCACCGACATCTTGAAGCTGTCGTGGGCTGAAGCGCACCACGAGGCCGGCAAGTGGGAACACGTCATCAGCGATTCGGTCGAAACGGCGATGATCGACCTCCTCGGCGACCCCACCACGTGCCCGCACGGCAACCCGATTCCGGGCAGCCAGTACGTGGCGCCCGACTCCGAACCGCTCGCCAGCGTCGCAGTCGGCCACGAGTTCACCGTGCGCCGCATCACCGAAGAACTCGAGTTCGAACCCGGCCTGCTCGAGTTTCTCGAGGAGTCGTCGATCCAGCCCGGCGAGCGCGGCACGGTCACCGCGTCGTCGCCCGACGGCACGCTCACCATCGAGATCGACGGACGCCACGTCGGCGTCGGCTCGTTCGCGAGCGAGCGCATCCTCGTCACCGGCTGA
- a CDS encoding LCP family protein — protein sequence MIDDRDLGVFDGLRRLENDWDAERDASEPTERPTTSAGISAQLAASIVLPGSAALRRAPFVAIGLLGLGVVLPIVLLALIYVNRSELVGFALDPTFLLAAMIVGLLAVITRFIAIGEIAARFRHTAGIWLKTSIAAAVVVAGSLPVLAGVSDVNSARSALGGVFASESSDPLFSPDGSATSTSSAPVDPSAVKNVLIMGGDAGPGRWGMRTDTMMLVTVHEASGRVALTSIPRNLTSLQFPPGSPLAAEFPNGFDDLANALFTHVNSDPALVEYYGASGLQPEAIALVEALGYSLDVEIDDFALVNMQGFTEVIDAVGGVTLELAQSVPLPPSLPGERELPTSIGPGVVEMDGALAIAYARSRSADSDYQRMGRQRQLMAALGSQVSATDALGAFGSVTGALDDSMRTSLSSGEFNDLLDRLGDNSAISESVGLAPPLITPGNPDYAQIRDIVNSVQAAVIAGQPSGYAT from the coding sequence GTGATCGACGACCGTGACCTTGGAGTCTTCGACGGCTTGCGCCGTCTCGAGAACGATTGGGATGCCGAACGAGACGCATCCGAACCCACCGAACGGCCGACGACCTCGGCCGGAATCAGCGCGCAACTCGCCGCGTCGATCGTGCTGCCTGGCAGCGCCGCCCTTCGCCGGGCGCCGTTCGTCGCCATCGGCCTCCTCGGCCTCGGCGTCGTGCTGCCGATCGTGCTGCTGGCGCTGATCTACGTCAACCGCAGCGAACTCGTCGGCTTCGCGCTCGACCCCACCTTCCTGCTCGCCGCCATGATCGTCGGCCTGCTCGCAGTGATCACCCGTTTCATCGCCATCGGTGAGATCGCCGCCCGCTTCCGCCACACGGCCGGCATCTGGCTCAAGACCTCGATCGCTGCCGCCGTCGTCGTGGCCGGAAGCCTCCCGGTGCTCGCCGGTGTGAGCGACGTCAACTCGGCTCGCTCGGCGCTCGGCGGTGTGTTCGCCTCCGAGAGTTCCGATCCGCTGTTCAGCCCCGACGGCTCGGCCACGTCGACCTCGTCGGCCCCCGTCGATCCGTCGGCGGTGAAGAACGTCCTCATCATGGGCGGCGACGCCGGCCCCGGGCGGTGGGGGATGCGCACCGACACGATGATGCTCGTGACCGTGCACGAAGCCTCGGGCCGCGTGGCGCTCACCTCGATCCCGCGCAACCTCACCTCGCTGCAGTTCCCGCCGGGATCGCCCCTCGCCGCCGAGTTCCCCAACGGCTTCGACGATCTCGCCAACGCGCTGTTCACCCACGTCAACTCCGACCCGGCACTGGTCGAGTACTACGGAGCGAGCGGTCTGCAGCCGGAGGCGATTGCACTGGTCGAAGCACTCGGCTACTCGCTCGACGTCGAGATCGACGACTTCGCGCTGGTCAACATGCAGGGCTTCACCGAGGTGATCGACGCGGTCGGCGGCGTCACCCTCGAACTCGCACAGAGCGTGCCGCTGCCGCCGAGCCTTCCGGGCGAACGCGAGTTGCCGACCTCGATCGGTCCGGGCGTCGTCGAGATGGACGGTGCGCTCGCCATCGCCTACGCCCGGTCGCGCTCGGCCGACTCCGACTATCAGCGCATGGGTCGTCAGCGTCAGCTCATGGCGGCGCTCGGCTCGCAGGTGTCGGCGACCGACGCGCTCGGAGCCTTCGGCAGCGTGACCGGCGCGCTCGACGACTCGATGCGCACCTCGCTGTCGTCGGGTGAGTTCAACGACCTGCTCGATCGCCTCGGCGACAACTCGGCGATCAGCGAATCGGTCGGCCTCGCCCCGCCGCTGATCACGCCGGGCAACCCCGACTACGCCCAGATCCGCGACATCGTCAACTCGGTGCAGGCCGCCGTCATCGCCGGCCAGCCCTCCGGCTACGCCACCTGA
- a CDS encoding DEAD/DEAH box helicase, with protein MSTITLRPWQRAAFDLFMNGARAGGDAVRPDGSAEVAPDFLAVATPGAGKTTFALTCARAVLAEKNRPLVIVAPTSHLKIQWAQAAHRLGLEVDPFWSPNDGLAKDVHGLVTTYQQIATGTAAKKLAGLAHDGFVILDEVHHAGTERAWGDGIRKAFAPAYRRLSLSGTPFRSDAAQIPFVRYDATGEGDLAHADFTYGYADALRDGGVVRPVYFPRVDGEMEWTTASGDVMSANFQDELTKDQASMRLRTALSLEGEWMPAVLSKAVEQLRTIRTSPASQGGQPDAGGLVIAMDQEHAQGIARLLRDRFSVPADVVVSDDPGASKKIEQFSKNDRPWLVSVRMVSEGVDIPRLRVGVFSSTTSTELFFRQAIGRFVRWQAGRTSQKAYVYIPDDPRLRGHAFSIAEARRHVLRPPGAEKDDDDFQEDGGLEKQVHEDDAEQLALFTVVGSYATGISMHTVNADGGVVASEGDDTFVPTFELDPPRFDDEPDPPEPFFSDDPALGVELEEIPTEAGFVPSGSMSVGERKDDLRTRNAQVAKRLVDITGWNHAKVQAEMNRLAGVSRVASATNEQLARRLRYSESWLRKLSR; from the coding sequence ATGTCGACGATCACCCTCCGCCCGTGGCAGCGCGCCGCGTTCGACCTGTTCATGAACGGTGCGCGGGCCGGAGGCGATGCGGTGCGACCCGACGGCAGCGCCGAGGTGGCCCCCGACTTCCTCGCCGTGGCGACGCCCGGTGCCGGAAAGACCACGTTCGCGCTCACCTGCGCCCGGGCCGTGCTCGCCGAGAAGAACCGACCGCTCGTCATCGTCGCCCCGACGAGCCACCTCAAGATCCAGTGGGCGCAGGCGGCGCATCGCCTCGGCCTCGAAGTCGACCCGTTCTGGTCGCCCAACGACGGCCTCGCCAAAGACGTCCACGGCCTGGTCACCACGTATCAGCAGATCGCCACCGGCACCGCGGCCAAGAAGCTGGCCGGGCTCGCCCACGACGGATTCGTCATCCTCGACGAGGTCCACCACGCCGGCACCGAACGGGCCTGGGGCGACGGCATCCGCAAGGCGTTCGCGCCCGCCTACCGTCGGCTCTCGCTCTCGGGCACCCCGTTCCGCAGCGACGCCGCGCAGATCCCGTTCGTCCGCTACGACGCCACCGGCGAAGGCGACCTGGCCCACGCCGACTTCACCTACGGCTACGCCGACGCACTGCGCGACGGCGGCGTCGTGCGGCCCGTCTACTTCCCTCGCGTCGACGGTGAGATGGAGTGGACCACGGCATCGGGCGACGTGATGTCGGCCAACTTCCAAGACGAACTGACCAAAGACCAGGCGTCGATGCGACTGCGCACCGCGTTGAGCCTCGAAGGCGAGTGGATGCCCGCCGTGCTCTCCAAAGCGGTCGAACAGCTCCGCACGATCCGCACGTCACCGGCATCGCAAGGCGGACAGCCCGACGCCGGCGGCCTCGTCATCGCCATGGACCAGGAACACGCGCAGGGCATCGCCCGCCTGTTGCGCGACCGGTTCTCGGTGCCCGCCGACGTGGTCGTGAGCGACGATCCCGGCGCGTCGAAGAAGATCGAGCAGTTCTCGAAGAACGATCGCCCATGGCTCGTGTCGGTGCGGATGGTGTCGGAAGGCGTCGACATTCCGCGACTGCGTGTCGGCGTGTTCTCGTCCACCACGTCCACCGAACTGTTCTTCCGGCAGGCGATCGGCCGTTTCGTCCGCTGGCAGGCCGGGCGCACCAGCCAGAAGGCGTACGTCTACATTCCCGACGATCCCCGGCTCCGTGGCCACGCGTTCTCGATCGCCGAAGCCCGTCGCCACGTGCTCCGTCCGCCCGGCGCGGAGAAGGACGACGACGACTTCCAGGAAGACGGCGGCCTGGAGAAGCAGGTCCACGAAGACGACGCCGAGCAACTCGCGCTGTTCACCGTGGTCGGCTCGTACGCCACGGGTATCTCGATGCACACGGTCAACGCCGACGGCGGCGTCGTGGCCAGCGAAGGCGACGACACGTTCGTGCCCACGTTCGAGCTCGATCCGCCGCGCTTCGACGACGAGCCCGACCCGCCCGAACCGTTCTTCTCCGACGACCCGGCACTGGGCGTCGAACTCGAGGAGATCCCCACCGAGGCCGGTTTCGTGCCGTCGGGGTCGATGAGCGTCGGCGAACGCAAGGACGACCTGCGTACACGCAACGCTCAGGTGGCCAAGCGCCTCGTCGACATCACCGGCTGGAACCACGCCAAGGTGCAGGCCGAGATGAACCGACTCGCCGGCGTGTCACGCGTGGCCTCGGCCACCAACGAACAACTCGCCCGCCGCCTCCGCTACAGCGAATCCTGGCTCCGCAAACTCTCCCGCTGA
- a CDS encoding ABC-F family ATP-binding cassette domain-containing protein translates to MTASLISRNLTVNRGPLSVLESVDLTLSPGDRLGVVGPNGIGKSTLLRALAGQVDLDAGSVEAMPPTAAIGYLAQEPDRTDEPVDEYLARRTGVSAAQRELDRTTEAFGNDAAGAADDYSVALERWLALGAADFESRVAETWVELGLDERLHDQPMSSLSGGEAARVALASLLLSRFDVFLLDEPTNDLDLDGLERLERWVLGVDAPVLVVSHDRAFLDRTVTGVLEIDHHDHRVERFNGGWAAFLAERALARQRAQDRYDEYASKRQTLLDRGQREREWSAKGRGRLRRSGETDKHIRHHQLNQTEQLAGRAARTERAVERLDRTGAVEEPRTPWELHLDIPTAGRSGDAVGWLQQAVVERPGFVFGPVDFDLGWGDRVAITGPNGAGKSTLIDLLLGRVAPTSGRASTGASVVVGEIEQARDAFVGDDDLLAGFVRSTQMLVADARQLLAKFRLGPEQLGRPGSTLSPGERTRASMAMLMANGANLLVLDEPTNHLDLEAIEQLEVALDAYAGTLLLVTHDRELLDTVRFTRTIEVVDGTVIER, encoded by the coding sequence GTGACCGCTTCACTCATCTCTCGCAATCTCACCGTCAATCGGGGACCGCTCTCGGTGCTCGAATCGGTCGACCTCACGCTGTCTCCCGGTGACCGGCTCGGCGTGGTCGGGCCGAACGGCATCGGCAAGTCGACGCTGCTGCGAGCGCTCGCCGGGCAGGTCGATCTCGATGCCGGATCGGTCGAGGCGATGCCGCCGACCGCGGCGATCGGCTACCTCGCGCAGGAACCCGATCGGACCGACGAGCCGGTCGACGAGTACCTCGCCCGTCGCACCGGAGTGTCGGCTGCGCAGCGCGAACTCGACCGCACCACCGAAGCTTTCGGGAACGACGCGGCCGGTGCGGCCGACGACTACAGCGTGGCCCTCGAACGTTGGCTGGCGCTCGGCGCCGCCGACTTCGAGAGCCGGGTCGCCGAGACCTGGGTCGAGCTCGGCCTCGACGAGCGCTTGCACGACCAGCCGATGTCGTCGCTGTCGGGCGGTGAAGCGGCGCGCGTGGCCCTGGCGTCGCTGTTGCTGTCGCGCTTCGACGTGTTCCTGCTCGACGAGCCCACGAACGATCTCGATCTCGACGGCCTCGAACGTCTGGAGCGCTGGGTGCTGGGGGTCGACGCGCCGGTCCTGGTCGTCAGCCACGATCGGGCGTTCCTCGATCGAACGGTCACCGGGGTGCTCGAGATCGACCATCACGACCACCGTGTCGAGCGCTTCAACGGCGGCTGGGCGGCGTTCCTGGCCGAGCGGGCGTTGGCTCGCCAGCGCGCACAGGACCGCTACGACGAGTACGCCTCGAAACGCCAGACCCTCCTCGACCGCGGGCAACGCGAGCGAGAGTGGTCGGCCAAGGGGCGGGGCCGGTTGCGTCGCTCGGGCGAGACCGACAAGCACATTCGCCATCATCAACTGAATCAGACCGAACAGTTGGCGGGTCGTGCGGCACGTACCGAACGGGCCGTCGAGCGGCTCGATCGCACGGGCGCAGTGGAGGAACCTCGCACGCCGTGGGAACTGCACCTCGACATTCCGACCGCCGGTCGCAGTGGCGATGCGGTCGGCTGGTTGCAGCAGGCGGTCGTCGAGCGGCCCGGCTTCGTGTTCGGGCCGGTCGACTTCGATCTCGGATGGGGAGACCGCGTGGCGATCACCGGCCCGAACGGGGCCGGCAAGTCGACGCTCATCGACCTCCTGCTCGGGCGCGTCGCGCCGACGTCGGGGCGAGCGTCGACCGGAGCAAGCGTGGTGGTCGGTGAGATCGAGCAGGCCCGCGACGCGTTCGTCGGCGACGACGATCTGCTCGCCGGATTCGTCCGATCGACGCAGATGCTCGTCGCCGATGCGCGGCAGTTGCTGGCGAAGTTCCGCCTCGGGCCCGAGCAACTCGGTCGACCGGGTTCGACCCTGTCGCCCGGTGAGCGGACGCGGGCCTCGATGGCGATGCTGATGGCCAACGGCGCCAACCTGCTCGTCCTCGACGAACCGACCAACCATCTCGACCTCGAAGCCATCGAGCAGCTCGAGGTGGCGCTCGACGCGTACGCCGGGACGCTGCTGCTGGTGACTCACGATCGCGAACTGCTCGACACGGTGCGCTTCACTCGCACGATCGAGGTCGTCGACGGGACCGTGATCGAGCGCTGA
- a CDS encoding HD-GYP domain-containing protein, which produces MADTNEQRWKGHPAIAAAIRVAIFVVPFITAMVVAFVLSTQLPLAETTSMRITRWLGIVVASTIAMTVIDRLARRLLPLSTLLKLTLLFPDQAPSRFRIAMRTGTTNQLRKKIDDARTSRADETPAEAAERLLELVGLLSQHDRLTRGHSERVRAYTHLIGDEMGLTETELDKIRWAGLLHDVGKTAISTDILNKPGRLTDEEFETIKTHPTEGRALVEPLADWLGDSLRAVWEHHERFDGKGYPSGLAGTDISIAARIVSVADSYDVMTSARSYKKPMAAAAARAELAKCSGTQFDPVVVRSFLNISLGRLRLMNGPLAWFAQLALFEPTGVVHAGQATGSVGSGSGASTAASSTSAIASGSASTVGAAGTTAVAAGSSGVFSTAAAVTVSVAASTAGIAAAAPEQQHDLVAFEPEPVVTTVDSVAPLEAPSKTLFDLESERFVPSETEAAADAFGRGTGRVVIPPPSTTLPVGDAAQAPSAPRATVPAADAATTTTTVRPTTTVAPTSGASATTTVPTAASGSTTTTIVGSTATTTVAPAGATTTTTEAPASTGTTTTTTVPAATTTTTTTTTLPATTTTTTTTTTTTTTTTTTVPDDDDDDDDDDDDAVRLYLGGDSVLDIPALAYHTLRSQAPPDIALPNYDTDRDSAAGSLIARSAAGITGSNPTKVLRFTASLLSPMSIDGDVHLDLYAAAKDFADVDLDVEAGLYRCPLIGSCSLLGSDVMNFDDADRFKKKKLHFGDIDTSIGIGSRLEVRVAVLDSSDSDAWLAFGTQTYPSQLLISDDD; this is translated from the coding sequence ATGGCGGACACGAACGAACAACGATGGAAGGGACACCCGGCGATCGCCGCCGCGATCCGCGTCGCCATCTTCGTCGTTCCGTTCATCACGGCGATGGTCGTCGCCTTCGTCCTGTCGACGCAGCTCCCGCTCGCCGAGACGACCTCGATGCGGATCACCCGCTGGCTCGGCATCGTCGTGGCCTCGACGATCGCGATGACGGTCATCGATCGGCTCGCTCGCCGCCTGTTGCCGCTCTCGACGCTCCTGAAGTTGACGCTCCTGTTCCCCGATCAGGCACCGTCACGATTCCGCATCGCGATGCGAACCGGCACGACCAACCAACTGCGCAAGAAGATCGACGATGCCCGCACCAGTCGAGCGGACGAGACGCCCGCCGAGGCAGCCGAACGTCTGCTCGAACTCGTCGGTCTGCTCAGCCAGCACGATCGCCTCACCCGCGGACACTCCGAGCGGGTCCGTGCGTACACCCACCTCATCGGTGACGAGATGGGCCTCACCGAGACCGAACTCGACAAGATTCGTTGGGCCGGGCTCCTGCACGACGTCGGCAAGACGGCGATCTCGACCGACATCTTGAACAAGCCCGGCCGGCTCACCGACGAAGAGTTCGAGACGATCAAGACTCACCCGACCGAAGGCCGGGCGCTCGTCGAGCCGCTCGCCGACTGGCTCGGCGACTCGCTGCGCGCCGTATGGGAGCACCACGAGCGCTTCGACGGCAAGGGCTATCCGAGCGGCCTGGCCGGAACCGACATCTCGATCGCCGCCCGGATCGTGTCGGTCGCCGACTCGTACGACGTGATGACGTCGGCGCGTTCGTACAAGAAGCCGATGGCGGCCGCTGCGGCTCGCGCCGAGTTGGCCAAGTGCTCGGGAACGCAGTTCGACCCGGTCGTCGTCCGGTCGTTCCTCAACATCTCGCTCGGCCGTCTCCGTCTGATGAACGGCCCGCTCGCGTGGTTCGCCCAACTCGCGCTCTTCGAGCCGACCGGCGTCGTCCACGCCGGTCAGGCGACCGGCTCCGTCGGTTCGGGTTCTGGCGCGTCGACCGCGGCATCGTCGACCTCGGCCATCGCTTCGGGCTCGGCATCGACGGTCGGCGCCGCCGGCACCACGGCGGTCGCCGCTGGTTCATCGGGTGTGTTCAGCACCGCAGCAGCGGTGACGGTCAGCGTCGCAGCGAGCACCGCCGGAATCGCCGCAGCCGCTCCCGAGCAGCAACACGATCTCGTGGCGTTCGAACCCGAACCGGTCGTCACCACCGTCGACAGCGTCGCTCCGTTGGAAGCGCCCTCGAAGACGCTGTTCGACCTCGAGTCGGAGCGCTTCGTCCCGTCGGAGACCGAAGCGGCAGCCGATGCATTCGGTCGCGGCACCGGACGCGTCGTGATCCCGCCGCCGAGCACCACGCTGCCGGTCGGAGACGCCGCGCAGGCACCGTCGGCACCTCGCGCGACCGTTCCTGCGGCCGACGCTGCGACCACCACCACGACGGTGCGGCCGACGACGACGGTTGCGCCCACGTCGGGCGCCAGTGCCACGACGACCGTGCCGACCGCCGCGTCCGGGAGCACGACGACCACCATCGTCGGCTCGACCGCGACGACCACGGTCGCTCCCGCCGGCGCCACCACCACGACCACCGAGGCCCCGGCATCGACCGGAACCACCACGACCACGACGGTGCCTGCGGCCACCACGACGACCACGACCACGACGACGCTGCCGGCAACCACCACCACCACCACCACGACCACCACCACGACGACCACGACGACGACCACCGTCCCCGACGACGATGATGACGATGACGATGACGATGACGACGCGGTACGCCTGTACCTCGGCGGCGACAGCGTGCTCGACATTCCGGCGCTCGCTTATCACACGTTGCGGAGTCAGGCGCCGCCCGACATCGCGCTGCCGAACTACGACACCGATCGCGACAGCGCAGCAGGCTCGCTGATCGCTCGGAGCGCAGCCGGAATCACCGGATCGAACCCGACGAAGGTGCTCCGCTTCACGGCGTCGTTGCTGTCGCCGATGTCGATCGACGGCGATGTCCATCTCGACCTGTACGCCGCAGCGAAAGACTTCGCCGATGTCGACCTCGACGTTGAGGCCGGCCTCTACCGCTGCCCACTCATCGGATCCTGCTCGCTGCTCGGCTCCGACGTGATGAACTTCGACGATGCCGACCGCTTCAAGAAGAAGAAGCTCCACTTCGGCGACATCGACACCAGCATCGGCATCGGCAGCCGCTTGGAAGTCCGCGTCGCCGTGCTCGACTCGTCCGACAGCGATGCGTGGCTCGCCTTCGGCACGCAGACCTATCCCTCCCAGCTCCTGATTTCCGACGACGACTAG
- a CDS encoding RNA polymerase sigma factor — protein sequence MTDDDYDEFFRTSYPRLVAMGMATSVDRSIAQDLAQETLLRAYNHRDRLASYDSPLAWCRRVMGNLLIDHHRTRSSEIAAVERLGSRAESAADGTRDEVADLAVGERWADLTASLTAQQRLVATLYYAEDQSVADVAEIMNVATGTVKSALSKARSTLRRRLEATLPDAAARYKGAES from the coding sequence GTGACCGATGACGACTACGACGAGTTCTTCCGGACGAGCTATCCGCGTCTCGTCGCCATGGGCATGGCCACGTCGGTCGATCGGTCGATCGCTCAAGACCTCGCACAGGAGACGCTGCTACGGGCGTACAACCATCGCGATCGCCTCGCGTCGTACGACTCTCCGCTGGCGTGGTGCCGTCGCGTGATGGGCAACCTGCTCATCGACCATCACCGAACTCGATCGTCGGAGATCGCAGCGGTCGAACGGCTGGGGTCACGGGCGGAGTCGGCTGCCGACGGAACCCGGGACGAAGTGGCCGACCTCGCGGTCGGCGAACGCTGGGCCGACCTCACCGCCTCGCTCACAGCGCAGCAGCGACTCGTCGCCACCCTCTACTACGCCGAAGATCAATCGGTCGCCGACGTCGCCGAGATCATGAACGTCGCCACGGGCACCGTGAAATCCGCGCTGTCGAAGGCGCGATCCACGTTGCGGCGGCGGCTCGAGGCGACGCTGCCCGACGCCGCGGCTCGCTACAAGGGAGCCGAATCGTGA